The Dyadobacter sandarakinus DNA window TTCAGGCGATCCACATCTGTACTCCCAACTTCCTGCACTACTCCCAATCCAAAGCAGCATTGCTGGCCGGTAAGCACGTAATCTGCGAAAAGCCGCTTGCCAAAGATCTGGCCGAAGCAGAGGAACTGGTGGCCCTGGCTGCCGAAACGGGGCTGGTGAATGCGGTGCATTTCAACCTGCGTTATTATCCGCTGGCCCGTCAGATGAAATCCATGCGGGAAAACGGCGAGCTGGGAGAAATTTACTCCTTCATCGGCTCCTACCTGCAGGACTGGCTGTTTTACGAAACAGATTACAACTGGCGCCTGGAACCGGACAAGTCGGGAGATTCACGGGCGATTGCCGATATCGGCTCTCACCTCATGGATATCCTGGAATACATTACAGGATTGAAAACCACCGAAGTACTTGCTGACTTCAATACCGTACATAAAACGCGCAAGAAGCCGCTCAAACCGGTGGAAACGTACTCGGGAAAAATGCTGCAGCCTGAGGATTATGCGGACGTCCCCATCACTACAGAGGATCACGCCAATGTGCTCCTGCGCTTTGACAATGGAAGCAAGGGTGTCATCACCGTTTCCCAGGTATCGGCCGGACGCAAAAACCGGATGTCGCTTGAAATTGCGGGTTCAAAGAAAACGTTCAGCTGGTGCTCGGAATCACCCAATGAAATGTGGATTGGTAACCGTGATAAAAGCAATGAAATCCTGATGCGCGATCCTTCGCTGGTTAATCCGGACGTGCGTTCCACGATCACTTTCCCGGGCGGCCACAACGAAGGTTTCCCTGATACTTCAAAACAAATGTTCAAAGAGGTTTACGCCGCCATTGCAGAAGGCAAACAACCCGAAAATCCAACATTCCCAACCTTCGCAGACGGGTATCGCGAGCTGCTCATCTGCGAGCGAATCCTGGAAAGCAACAAGAAGCAGGCTTGGGTGGAAGTTTAATTTTGAATGAGTGAATGACTGAATGATTGAATAGGTTCTTGTTCTAACTTTCTTACAACACACTAACTGATGGCTGATGATAACAAGAGGGATTTTGTCTCTCAGTTGCAGGACCGTACGAAACTGTTTGTACTGAGGAGCATTAAAGTTTTCAAGGCATTGCCGGCTACTGATGAAGCCCGGATTGTGGGAAAACAGTTTCTTCGATCAGCATCATCCGTTGGCGCCAATTACAGGGCGGTGTGCAGGGCAAGAAGCCAGAATGAATTTTTCGCAAAAATCAGCATTACCATAGAAGAAGCTGACGAATCGCTTTTCTGGATGGAAATCATGTCGGAAGCGAACAT harbors:
- a CDS encoding Gfo/Idh/MocA family protein, which gives rise to MNKIKVGVVGTGFIGPAHIEALRRLPNVEVAALCEVTAELAQQKADSLGIPRAYTFEELLKQDDIQAIHICTPNFLHYSQSKAALLAGKHVICEKPLAKDLAEAEELVALAAETGLVNAVHFNLRYYPLARQMKSMRENGELGEIYSFIGSYLQDWLFYETDYNWRLEPDKSGDSRAIADIGSHLMDILEYITGLKTTEVLADFNTVHKTRKKPLKPVETYSGKMLQPEDYADVPITTEDHANVLLRFDNGSKGVITVSQVSAGRKNRMSLEIAGSKKTFSWCSESPNEMWIGNRDKSNEILMRDPSLVNPDVRSTITFPGGHNEGFPDTSKQMFKEVYAAIAEGKQPENPTFPTFADGYRELLICERILESNKKQAWVEV
- a CDS encoding four helix bundle protein, with translation MADDNKRDFVSQLQDRTKLFVLRSIKVFKALPATDEARIVGKQFLRSASSVGANYRAVCRARSQNEFFAKISITIEEADESLFWMEIMSEANILPVEKLRALMNEAQELVKILSRARKNTR